A single region of the Halobacterium wangiae genome encodes:
- a CDS encoding DUF7537 family lipoprotein, with amino-acid sequence MRTVLAVVALLVTAGCLGAGAPATDSPEQTPADGFPPGVTADGVENATALLDAHSSVLADPGYTFRVAVASDRTENGSYTGRTKGDEFRLNAEFGRDDGTLAVDTWANDSVVLTRVAHGDETQFDQRERHDGAAEPWTAQLERVLAAGDFEVTDRYVEDGRTVLALDANRTRPTHDGAYQSYRAHAVVDLDGRVHELNTTTEAESESGSWTRALDFELTTVGVDSVERPEWGDSAAATLDASVELDSTDELIELEHQAGEPLPAGTTVELTHDGETHTLTFEESLDVGERAYVAYPADGSAPVLSLEEPSGNFERIEGSYEVSVTGPDGASILNAAFAVETAGAGTTAA; translated from the coding sequence ATGCGAACGGTCCTCGCGGTAGTCGCCCTCCTCGTGACCGCTGGCTGTCTCGGTGCCGGCGCCCCTGCCACCGACAGCCCCGAACAGACGCCCGCCGACGGCTTCCCGCCTGGCGTCACGGCCGACGGGGTCGAGAACGCCACCGCGCTGCTGGACGCCCACAGCAGCGTGCTCGCGGACCCGGGCTACACGTTCCGCGTCGCGGTGGCATCAGACAGGACCGAGAACGGCTCGTACACCGGTCGGACGAAGGGCGACGAGTTCCGCCTGAACGCGGAGTTCGGGCGCGACGACGGAACACTCGCCGTCGATACGTGGGCGAACGACTCCGTCGTCCTGACGCGCGTCGCCCACGGCGACGAGACGCAATTCGACCAGCGCGAACGCCACGACGGGGCTGCCGAGCCGTGGACCGCGCAACTCGAGCGCGTCCTCGCGGCCGGCGACTTCGAGGTGACCGACCGGTACGTCGAGGACGGCCGGACGGTCCTCGCCCTCGACGCGAACCGGACCCGCCCGACGCACGACGGCGCGTACCAGTCGTACCGCGCGCACGCCGTCGTCGACCTCGACGGGCGCGTCCACGAGCTGAACACGACGACCGAGGCCGAGTCAGAGTCCGGTTCGTGGACGCGCGCGCTCGACTTCGAACTGACCACCGTGGGCGTCGACTCAGTCGAGCGACCCGAGTGGGGGGACAGCGCGGCCGCCACACTGGACGCCTCGGTCGAACTCGACTCGACCGACGAACTGATCGAACTCGAACACCAGGCCGGCGAACCACTCCCCGCGGGGACGACCGTCGAACTCACGCACGACGGCGAGACGCACACACTCACGTTCGAGGAGTCCCTCGACGTCGGCGAGCGAGCCTACGTCGCGTACCCGGCGGACGGAAGCGCACCCGTCCTCTCCCTCGAGGAGCCGTCGGGGAACTTCGAGCGCATCGAAGGCTCGTACGAGGTCAGCGTCACCGGCCCGGACGGCGCGTCGATACTGAACGCCGCCTTCGCCGTGGAGACGGCGGGTGCGGGGACCACAGCGGCCTGA